The Mercurialis annua linkage group LG2, ddMerAnnu1.2, whole genome shotgun sequence genome contains a region encoding:
- the LOC126669626 gene encoding glutamyl-tRNA(Gln) amidotransferase subunit B, chloroplastic/mitochondrial — translation MASTLFRNIQTHPLLLSPTSFFRMRSSVFICNMNTASHTATQQSSQIKVSPQNRSKSLDKLAKDYEAVIGIETHVQLSTLTKAFCGCPYSYGAQPNSTICPVCMGLPGALPVLNSKVIEFAVKLGLALNCKLSLSSKFDRKQYFYPDLPKGYQISQFDIPIASDGFVDLDLPVEFGGGHKRFGVTRVHMEEDAGKLLHSGNGSSSQVDLNRAGVPLLEIVSEPDMRNGIEAAEYAAEIQRVVRYLGVSNGNMQEGSLRCDVNVSIRPIGQSEFGTKVEVKNLNSFSSMNRAIDFEISRQVHLHSQGQSDSIVQETRLWEEGAQKTVTMRKKEGLSDYRYFPEPDLPEVVLTREYVDSIQNSLPELPETKRRRYESMGLSMQDVLFLANDMSVAEFFDATIAKGAEVKLVANWIMGDIAAYMKNEKVSINEIKLTPQELAELIASIKDGTISGKMGKEILFELIAKGGTVKGMIKEKDLVQIVDPAEIEKMVDKILSDNPKQLEQYRGGKTKLQGFFAGQVMKASKGKANPGLLNKILLEKLNAKS, via the exons ATGGCTTCCACATTGTTTAGAAACATTCAAACCCACCCTTTATTGCTGTCTCCCACTTCATTTTTTAGAATGAGGAGCAGTGTTTTTATCTGCAACATGAATACCGCCAGTCATACAGCCACTCAGCAGAGTTCTCAAATCAAAGTTTCGCCGCAAAATAGGTCGAAATCACTTGATAAACTCGCGAAAGACTACGAGGCGGTCATTGGTATAGAAACTCATGTTCAGCTTTCTACTCTGACCAAGGCATTCTGTGGTTGCCCCTACAGCTATGGGGCGCAACCGAATTCCACTATCTGTCCTGTTTGTATGGGTTTGCCTGGTGCTTTGCCTGTTTTGAACTCGAAAGTTATTGAATTCGCGGTGAAATTAGGCCTTGCGCTTAATTGTAAGTTGTCTTTGAGCTCGAAGTTTGATAGAAAACAGTATTTTTACCCTGACCTTCCTAAGGGATACCAGATATCCCAGTTTGATATACCGATTGCGAGTGATGGTTTTGTTGATTTGGATCTTCCTGTGGAGTTTGGTGGTGGGCATAAGAGGTTTGGTGTTACCAGGGTTCATATGGAGGAGGATGCGGGGAAGCTGCTTCATTCAGGAAATGGAAGTTCATCA CAGGTTGATCTAAATAGAGCTGGGGTTCCTTTGCTTGAGATTGTTTCTGAGCCGGATATGAGAAATGGTATTGAAGCAGCAGAATATGCAGCCGAGATACAGAGGGTGGTTAGGTATTTAGGGGTGAGCAATGGCAATATGCAAGAAGGTTCTCTCCGCTGTGATGTGAACGTTTCAATTCGACCTATTGGACAGTCAGAATTCGGGACAAAG GTTGaggttaaaaatttgaattcatTTTCATCGATGAATAGGGCCATTGATTTTGAGATATCAAGACAAGTTCATCTCCATAGTCAAGGCCAAAGTGATTCAATTGTACAAGAAACTCGTCTTTGGGAAGAAGGCGCTCag AAAACAGTGACGATGAGGAAAAAAGAAGGGCTTTCCGATTATCGATATTTCCCCGAACCAGACCTTCCAGAAGTTGTTCTTACTAGAGAATATGTCGACAGCATCCAAAATTCTTTGCCGGAACTTCCAGAAACAAAGAGAAGGAGGTACGAGAGTATGGGGCTAAGCATGCAGGATGTTCTTTTCCTTGCAAATGACATGAGT GTTGCAGAATTTTTTGATGCAACCATTGCAAAAGGTGCTGAAGTGAAGCTGGTTGCCAACTGGATAATGGGTGATATTGCCGCCTATATGAAAAACGAAAAGGTGTCAATAAATGAAATCAAACTTACCCCTCAAGAGCTTGCTGAGCTGATCGCTTCAATCAAAGATGGAACGATTAGCGGAAAAATGGGGAAAGAG ATATTGTTTGAGCTTATTGCCAAAGGCGGAACAGTTAAAGGAATGATAAAAGAAAAGGATCTTGTTCAG ATTGTAGATCCTGCTGAGATTGAGAAAATGGTGGATAAAATACTATCCGATAATCCAAAGCAGTTGGAACAGTATCGCGGAGGCAAAACCAAGCTTCAAGGTTTTTTCGCAGGCCAG GTGATGAAAGCATCTAAAGGTAAAGCAAATCCAGGGCTTCTGAACAAAATTCTCCTGGAAAAATTAAACGCGAAAAGCTGA
- the LOC126669960 gene encoding probable F-box protein At1g44080 codes for MAIKRSLSSTSDTSIKRQRLSSSTTSNSPNWLDLAPELLEFTLAKLSSVQIMRFKSVCSSWNRAAESYVSSSLYAPLTSETPCLLLPGPDYDPDDMDDKVSDSRCFYSLEDKKEYSLPNMSKLFNYSDCCIGSSHGWVILLHNHKPNCPFLVNPFSKVRIELPLLRADQVDEHQSFSFRKAILLSDPSHDKDFGIVLIKRDLYCPKSFYFYKKGSSGWITVDGDENKGYVDILSRDNHLYALTLDLSVEVWDVRGDCLPVKKRKIHPSVTEKLLESMRMHKDSHFTQSYLVDSCGDLLLVVRFVANFVNTEGEVVDESYLLSDEDTHPLVCPYQTKMFHVYKLDASEQNWIEIDNLHDRVLFVGTNQSISVSAAEFPGCQRNSIYFSDDNWDEMHDDYLYGGHDFGVFSLQDKYVELFNLHNLGRIYPPPIWIIPNPW; via the coding sequence ATGGCGATCAAAAGATCATTAAGTTCAACTTCTGATACTTCCATCAAAAGACAAAGATTATCATCTTCAACTACTTCAAACTCTCCGAACTGGTTGGATCTTGCTCCTGAACTTCTCGAATTCACTCTCGCGAAATTATCTTCTGTTCAAATCATGAGGTTCAAATCAGTTTGTTCTTCATGGAATCGCGCCGCAGAGTCGTATGTTTCGTCTTCGTTGTACGCTCCATTAACGTCGGAAACGCCCTGTCTGTTGCTTCCAGGTCCAGATTATGATCCTGACGACATGGACGACAAAGTTTCGGACAGTCGCTGTTTTTACAGTCTTGAAGACAAGAAAGAATATAGTTTACCGAACATGAGTAAACTGTTTAATTACAGTGACTGTTGCATTGGTTCGTCTCATGGTTGGGTTATACTTTTGCATAATCATAAACCGAACTGCCCTTTTCTTGTTAATCCCTTCTCGAAAGTTCGGATTGAGTTACCGTTGCTTCGCGCGGATCAAGTTGATGAACACCAAAGCTTTAGTTTCAGGAAAGCGATTTTATTGTCTGATCCATCCCATGATAAGGATTTTGGAATTGTGCTGATAAAACGCGATTTATATTGTCCGAAATCTTTTTACTTCTATAAGAAAGGAAGTTCCGGCTGGATTACTGTTGACGGTGATGAAAACAAAGGCTATGTTGATATATTATCTCGTGATAATCATCTGTATGCATTGACATTGGATCTTTCTGTTGAAGTTTGGGACGTTCGTGGTGATTGCTTGCCGGTCAAGAAACGGAAAATTCATCCTTCGGTTACGGAAAAGTTGTTGGAGTCCATGAGAATGCATAAAGATTCACATTTTACTCAAAGTTACTTGGTGGATTCATGCGGTGATCTTTTGCTCGTCGTTAGATTTGTCGCGAATTTTGTGAATACAGAAGGCGAAGTTGTCGACGAGTCGTATCTTTTAAGTGACGAAGATACTCATCCTTTGGTTTGTCCCTATCAGACAAAGATGTTCCATGTTTATAAATTGGATGCCAGTGAGCAGAACTGGATTGAAATTGACAATTTGCATGATCGAGTGTTGTTCGTCGGAACCAATCAATCAATTTCGGTTTCAGCTGCGGAATTTCCGGGATGTCAGAGGAATTCGATCTATTTTTCTGATGATAATTGGGATGAAATGCATGATGATTATTTGTACGGAGGTCATGATTTTGGAGTTTTTAGTCTTCAAGACAAATATGTTGAGCTGTTTAATTTGCATAATTTAGGAAGGATTTATCCACCACCAATTTGGATAATCCCAAATCCATGGTGA
- the LOC126669783 gene encoding F-box protein SKIP23-like, whose product MEIKRTLSSTSDTSIKTQRLSSSTTSNSTNWSDLVPELLQLILSKLLSVQIIRFKSVCSSWNRVAESYISSSFYTPLVSETPCLLLPAQDYDPDDCHYRTTDSRCFYSLEDKKEYNLTNMSNLFNYRDCCIGSSHGWLILLHNSKPNFPCLLNSFSNVPNSPFLVNPFSKVRIELPLLNWHQVEDEYVVFSKAILLSDPSHDKDFRIVLIKHEFHFSKSFFFFKKGDPGWITVDNDENKFYIDIISRDNHLYALTTDFCIEAWDFRGDLLPVKIRKIHPSITENLSESLRINIDLYVTQSYLVDSCGDLLLAVRFIGNFVNQEGEVVDESHLVDDELNYPLVSPYQTKMFHVYKLDSSEQNWIEVDNLHNQVLLVGLNQSMSFSAVEISGCQRNSIYFSDDNWEEMRAAFSHGGHDFGVFSLKNKSVELFNWHNLGRINPSPIWIIPNPW is encoded by the coding sequence ATGGAGATTAAAAGAACATTAAGTTCTACTTCTGATACTTCCATTAAAACACAAAGATTATCATCTTCAACTACTTCAAATTCAACGAACTGGTCTGATCTTGTTCCTGAACTTCTCCAACTAATTCTCTCCAAATTATTGTCTGTTCAGATCATTCGATTTAAATCAGTTTGTTCATCATGGAATCGCGTCgctgaatcgtatatttcatCTTCGTTTTACACTCCATTGGTGTCGGAAACACCCTGTCTGTTACTTCCTGCGCAAGATTACGATCCTGACGACTGTCACTACAGAACTACGGACAGTCGCTGTTTTTACAGTCTTGAAGACAAAAAGGAGTATAACTTGACGAACATGAGTAATCTGTTTAATTACCGTGACTGTTGCATTGGTTCGTCTCACGGTTGGCTTATACTTTTGCATAATAGTAAACCGAACTTCCCTTGTCTTCTTAATTCTTTCTCGAACGTTCCGAACTCCCCTTTTCTTGTTAATCCTTTCTCGAAAGTTCGGATTGAATTACCGTTGCTTAACTGGCATCAAGTTGAAGACGAATACGTTGTTTTTAGTAAAGCGATCTTATTGTCTGATCCATCCCATGATAAAGATTTCAGAATCGTACTAATAAAAcatgaatttcatttttcaaaatcttttttcttctttaaaaagGGAGATCCCGGCTGGATTACGGTTGACAACGATGAAAACAAGTTCTATATTGATATAATATCTCGTGATAATCATCTATATGCATTGACAACTGATTTTTGTATAGAAGCATGGGACTTTCGTGGCGATTTATTGCCGGTCAAGATAAGGAAAATTCATCCTTCAATAACAGAAAATTTGTCGGAGTCTTTGAGAATTAATATAGATTTATATGTTACTCAGAGTTACTTAGTGGATTCATGCGGCGATCTTTTGCTCGCCGTCAGGTTTATCGGAAATTTCGTCAATCAAGAAGGCGAAGTTGTCGACGAGTCGCATCTTGTGGATGATGAATTAAATTATCCTTTGGTTTCTCCGTATCAGACAAAGATGTTTCATGTTTACAAACTGGATTCCAGTGAGCAGAATTGGATAGAAGTTGACAATTTGCATAATCAAGTACTTCTTGTCGGACTCAATCAATCGATGTCGTTTTCAGCTGTGGAAATTTCGGGATGTCAGAGGAATTCGATCTATTTTTCGGATGATAATTGGGAAGAAATGCGTGCTGCTTTCTCGCACGGAGGTCATGATTTTGGTGTTTTCAGTCTTAAAAACAAAAGTGTTGAGCTCTTTAATTGGCATAATTTAGGAAGGATTAATCCATCACCAATTTGGATAATCCCAAATCCATGGTGA
- the LOC126669385 gene encoding DNA mismatch repair protein MSH1, mitochondrial isoform X1, which yields MYWLASRYAVVSLPKWRSSFALFFRSSPAYTVTSFSRSQPLLKNGKVEKIHCFKDQKSAKATTARGGKKLNKVSNDLTSDKDLSHIIWWKERLQLCRKPSTVQLIKRLTYSNLLGLDVELRNGSLKEGNLNWEMLQFKSKFPREILLCRVGEFYEAIGIDACILVEHAGLNPFGGSRTDSVPRAGCPVVNLRQTLDDLTRNGYSVCIVEEVQVPTQARSRKSRFISGHAHPGSPYVFGLAGVDHDLDFPEPMPVVGISRSARGYCIVSVLETMKTYSSEDGLTEEALVTKLRTCRYHHLFLHASLRHNSSGTCRWGEYGEGGLLWGECRARHFEWFEGDPVTELLLKVRELYGFDSEVTFRNVTVPSESRPHPLHLGTATQIGAIPTEGIPCLLRVLLPLNCTGLPVLYMRDLLLNPPAYEIASIIQVTCKLMGNITSSIPEFTCVSSAKLVKLLELREANHIEFCRIKNVLDEILHMYKNSELNEILKSLMDPTWVATGLKIEFETLVSECDWASGRICEMISLDCESDQKLSSYSAIPSEFFEDMESLWKGRVKRVHIEEEFAEVGRAASALSSAVAEDFLPIISRIKATTAPLGGPKGEILYAREHEAVWFKGRRFAPSVWAGTPGEEQIKQLKPAVDSKGRKVGEEWFTTIKVEDALRRYHGASEKAKARVLELLRGLSAELQTKINILVFASMLLVIAKALFSHVSEGRRRKWVFPTLVSFDKSKDINLLDGDNGMKLVGLVPYWLDAAEGNAVHNTVDMQSLILLTGPNGGGKSSLLRSICASALLGICGFMVPAESAIIPHFDSVMLHMKSYDSPADGKSSFQVEMSEIRSLLDGASSKSLVLIDEICRGTETAKGTCIAGSIVETLDKIGCLGIISTHLHGIFDLPLDTKNIVYKSMGTEHVNGQTKPTWRLRDGICRESLAFQTAKREGISERIIQRAEDLYHSAYAEQASPERQFCTSDPSREPISESLRDNSESAIKTENLVNKDVETAISMICKKKLVEIYKKKNILEPTVLQCVPIGAREQPPPSTIGVSCVYVMLRPDKRLYVGVSDDLEGRVRSHRSKEGMQNASFLCFVVQGKSLACQLETLLINQLPRKGFHLSNVADGKHRNFGTTNISIETATVH from the exons ATGTACTGGTTAGCCAGTAGATACGCCGTCGTTTCACTTCCGAAGTGGCGCTCCTCCTTCGCGCTCTTTTTCCGTTCATCTCCTGCTTACACAGTCACTTCTTTTTCTCGGTCACAGCCGTTACT AAAAAATGGAAAAGTTGAGAAAATACATTGTTTTAAAGATCAGAAAAGTGCAAAGGCGACTACGGCAAGAGGTGGAAAGAAACTTAATAAAGTGTCCAATGATCTTACGAGTGATAAGGATCTTTCTCACATTATCTGGTGGAAGGAG AGGCTGCAGCTGTGCAGAAAGCCTTCTACTGTTCAGTTGATTAAAAGGCTTACTTATTCAAATTTACTTGGTTTGGATGTTGAGTTGAGAAATGGGAg TTTAAAAGAAGGAAACCTCAATTGGGAGATGTTGCAGTTCAAGTCAAAATTTCCACGTGAGATATTGCTTTGCAGG GTTGGGGAATTTTATGAAGCAATTGGAATAGATGCTTGTATTCTTGTTGAACATGCTGGTTTAAATCCTTTTGGTGGGTCCCGAACAGATAGTGTTCCTAGAGCTGGCTGTCCTGTTGTG AATTTGCGGCAAACATTAGATGACTTGACGCGTAATGGGTATTCTGTG TGCATTGTAGAGGAAGTTCAGGTTCCAACACAAGCTCGATCTCGTAAAAGCCGGTTTATATCCGG gCATGCACATCCAGGCAGTCCATATGTATTTGGACTTGCTGGGGTTGATCATGATCTTGACTTTCCTGAACCGATGCCTGTAGTTG GGATATCTCGTTCTGCAAGGGGTTATTGCATAGTTTCAGTCTTAGAGACTATGAAAACATATTCATCAGAGGATGGTCTTACTGAGGAGGCTTTGGTTACCAAGCTTCGCACTTGTCGCTACCATCATCTATTTCTTCATGCATCTTTAAGACACAATTCCTCAG GGACTTGCCGTTGGGGAGAATATGGCGAGGGTGGCCTATTGTGGGGAGAATGCAGGGCTAGACATTTTGAATGGTTTGAAGGCGATCCCGTCACTGAGCTGTTACTTAAG GTCAGGGAGCTTTATGGTTTTGACAGTGAAGTTACATTCAGAAATGTCACTGTTCCTTCGGAAAGTAGGCCACACCCACTGCATCTTGGAACAGCAACACAAATTG GTGCCATACCCACTGAAGGAATACCCTGTTTGTTGAGGGTATTACTCCCATTAAATTGCACGGGCTTACCTGTATT ATATATGAGAGATCTTTTGCTGAATCCTCCTGCCTATGAAATTGCCTCAATAATTCAAG TGACATGCAAACTTATGGGCAACATAACGAGTTCGATTCCAGAATTTACTTGTGTTTCATCTGCAAAG ctGGTGAAGTTACTCGAACTGAGGGAGGCCAATCATATAGAGTTTTGTAGAATTAAAAATGTGCTTGATGAAATATTGCACATGTATAAAAATTCCGAGCTGAATGAAATCTTGAAGTCATTGATGGATCCTACATGGGTGGCAACtggtttaaaaattgaatttgaaacatTA GTTAGTGAATGTGATTGGGCTTCTGGTAGGATTTGTGAAATGATTTCTCTAGACTGTGAAAGTGACCAAAAGTTGAGCTCATATTCTGCTATTCCTAGTGAATTTTTTGAGGATATGGAATCGTTGTGGAAAGGTCGTGTGAAGAGGGTCCATATAGAGGAAGAATTTGCAGAAGTGGGAAGAGCAGCAAGCGCCTTGTCCTCAGCT GTCGCTGAAGATTTCTTACCCATCATTTCAAGAATTAAAGCCACTACAGCCCCCCTCGGTGGTCCAAAGGGAGAAATTTTATATGCTCGTGAGCATGAAGCTGTTTGGTTCAAGGGTAGGCGGTTTGCGCCCTCAGTTTGGGCTGGTACTCCTGGGGAAGAACAGATTAAACAGCTTAAACCTGCTGTAGATTCCAAAGGTCGAAAAGTAGGCGAGGAATGGTTCACTACCATCAAGGTGGAGGATGCCTTAAGGAG GTACCATGGTGCAAGTGAAAAGGCAAAGGCAAGGGTCTTGGAGTTGTTGAGGGGACTTTCGGCTGAGTTGCAGACAAAGATCAATATTCTCGTCTTTGCATCAATGTTGCTTGTTATTGCCAAGGCATTGTTCTCTCATGTGAG TGAAGGGAGACGGAGGAAATGGGTCTTCCCGACTCTTGTTTCATTTGACAAGTCAAAG GACATCAATTTGCTGGATGGAGATAATGGGATGAAATTAGTTGGCTTAGTTCCATATTGGCTTGATGCAGCTGAAGGCAATGCTGTTCATAATACAGTAGATATGCAATCCTTAATTCTTTTGACGGGGCCAAATGGAGGTGGAAAATCGAGTTTGCTTCGATCTATTTGTGCATCTGCTTTACTCGGAATATGTGGATTTATGGTTCCTGCAGAATCAGCCATCATTCCACACTTCGATTCTGTTATGCTTCACATGAAATCTTATGATAGCCCTGCCGATGGGAAAAGTTCATTCCAG GTGGAAATGTCAGAAATCCGGTCTCTTCTAGATGGAGCCTCGTCAAAGAGTCTCGTACTTATAGACGAAATATGCCGAGGGACAGAAACAGCAAAAGGGACTTGTATTGCTGGAAGCATTGTTGAAACTCTTGACAAAATTGGTTGTCTTGGTATTATATCCACACACTTGCATGGAATCTTCGATTTGCCGCTTGACACCAAAAACATTGTTTATAAATCAATGGGAACAGAACATGTTAATGGACAAACAAAACCAACTTGGAGGTTAAGAGATGGGATCTGTAGAGAAAGCCTTGCTTTTCAAACAGCAAAAAGAGAAGGAATCTCTGAAAGAATAATTCAAAGAGCTGAAGACTTGTACCATTCTGCTTATGCTGAACAAGCGTCTCCGGAAAGGCAATTTTGCACTAGTGATCCGTCAAGAGAGCCTATCTCAGAAAGTCTTCGAGATAATTCTGAATCAGCAATCAAGACGGAAAATTTAGTGAATAAGGACGTTGAGACTGCTATTAGTATGATATGTAAGAAGAAGCTTGTTGAGATCTATAAGAAGAAAAACATATTAGAACCTACAGTTCTGCAATGTGTCCCTATTGGTGCTAGGGAACAACCGCCTCCGTCAACCATAGGCGTTTCATGTGTCTACGTAATGCTGAGACCGGACAAGAGGCTATATGTTGGAGTG AGTGATGATCTTGAAGGCCGAGTTCGTTCTCATCGATCAAAAGAGGGGATGCAGAATGCCTCTTTTCTATGCTTTGTAGTTCAAGGGAAGAGCTTAGCTTGTCAACTCGAAACTCTTCTCATCAACCAGCTTCCACGAAAAGGTTTCCATCTAAGCAATGTCGCTGATGGTAAACATCGGAATTTTGGCACGACAAATATTTCCATTGAAACTGCGACTGTGCATTAA
- the LOC126669385 gene encoding DNA mismatch repair protein MSH1, mitochondrial isoform X2: MGILWHAHPGSPYVFGLAGVDHDLDFPEPMPVVGISRSARGYCIVSVLETMKTYSSEDGLTEEALVTKLRTCRYHHLFLHASLRHNSSGTCRWGEYGEGGLLWGECRARHFEWFEGDPVTELLLKVRELYGFDSEVTFRNVTVPSESRPHPLHLGTATQIGAIPTEGIPCLLRVLLPLNCTGLPVLYMRDLLLNPPAYEIASIIQVTCKLMGNITSSIPEFTCVSSAKLVKLLELREANHIEFCRIKNVLDEILHMYKNSELNEILKSLMDPTWVATGLKIEFETLVSECDWASGRICEMISLDCESDQKLSSYSAIPSEFFEDMESLWKGRVKRVHIEEEFAEVGRAASALSSAVAEDFLPIISRIKATTAPLGGPKGEILYAREHEAVWFKGRRFAPSVWAGTPGEEQIKQLKPAVDSKGRKVGEEWFTTIKVEDALRRYHGASEKAKARVLELLRGLSAELQTKINILVFASMLLVIAKALFSHVSEGRRRKWVFPTLVSFDKSKDINLLDGDNGMKLVGLVPYWLDAAEGNAVHNTVDMQSLILLTGPNGGGKSSLLRSICASALLGICGFMVPAESAIIPHFDSVMLHMKSYDSPADGKSSFQVEMSEIRSLLDGASSKSLVLIDEICRGTETAKGTCIAGSIVETLDKIGCLGIISTHLHGIFDLPLDTKNIVYKSMGTEHVNGQTKPTWRLRDGICRESLAFQTAKREGISERIIQRAEDLYHSAYAEQASPERQFCTSDPSREPISESLRDNSESAIKTENLVNKDVETAISMICKKKLVEIYKKKNILEPTVLQCVPIGAREQPPPSTIGVSCVYVMLRPDKRLYVGVSDDLEGRVRSHRSKEGMQNASFLCFVVQGKSLACQLETLLINQLPRKGFHLSNVADGKHRNFGTTNISIETATVH; the protein is encoded by the exons ATGGGTATTCTGTG gCATGCACATCCAGGCAGTCCATATGTATTTGGACTTGCTGGGGTTGATCATGATCTTGACTTTCCTGAACCGATGCCTGTAGTTG GGATATCTCGTTCTGCAAGGGGTTATTGCATAGTTTCAGTCTTAGAGACTATGAAAACATATTCATCAGAGGATGGTCTTACTGAGGAGGCTTTGGTTACCAAGCTTCGCACTTGTCGCTACCATCATCTATTTCTTCATGCATCTTTAAGACACAATTCCTCAG GGACTTGCCGTTGGGGAGAATATGGCGAGGGTGGCCTATTGTGGGGAGAATGCAGGGCTAGACATTTTGAATGGTTTGAAGGCGATCCCGTCACTGAGCTGTTACTTAAG GTCAGGGAGCTTTATGGTTTTGACAGTGAAGTTACATTCAGAAATGTCACTGTTCCTTCGGAAAGTAGGCCACACCCACTGCATCTTGGAACAGCAACACAAATTG GTGCCATACCCACTGAAGGAATACCCTGTTTGTTGAGGGTATTACTCCCATTAAATTGCACGGGCTTACCTGTATT ATATATGAGAGATCTTTTGCTGAATCCTCCTGCCTATGAAATTGCCTCAATAATTCAAG TGACATGCAAACTTATGGGCAACATAACGAGTTCGATTCCAGAATTTACTTGTGTTTCATCTGCAAAG ctGGTGAAGTTACTCGAACTGAGGGAGGCCAATCATATAGAGTTTTGTAGAATTAAAAATGTGCTTGATGAAATATTGCACATGTATAAAAATTCCGAGCTGAATGAAATCTTGAAGTCATTGATGGATCCTACATGGGTGGCAACtggtttaaaaattgaatttgaaacatTA GTTAGTGAATGTGATTGGGCTTCTGGTAGGATTTGTGAAATGATTTCTCTAGACTGTGAAAGTGACCAAAAGTTGAGCTCATATTCTGCTATTCCTAGTGAATTTTTTGAGGATATGGAATCGTTGTGGAAAGGTCGTGTGAAGAGGGTCCATATAGAGGAAGAATTTGCAGAAGTGGGAAGAGCAGCAAGCGCCTTGTCCTCAGCT GTCGCTGAAGATTTCTTACCCATCATTTCAAGAATTAAAGCCACTACAGCCCCCCTCGGTGGTCCAAAGGGAGAAATTTTATATGCTCGTGAGCATGAAGCTGTTTGGTTCAAGGGTAGGCGGTTTGCGCCCTCAGTTTGGGCTGGTACTCCTGGGGAAGAACAGATTAAACAGCTTAAACCTGCTGTAGATTCCAAAGGTCGAAAAGTAGGCGAGGAATGGTTCACTACCATCAAGGTGGAGGATGCCTTAAGGAG GTACCATGGTGCAAGTGAAAAGGCAAAGGCAAGGGTCTTGGAGTTGTTGAGGGGACTTTCGGCTGAGTTGCAGACAAAGATCAATATTCTCGTCTTTGCATCAATGTTGCTTGTTATTGCCAAGGCATTGTTCTCTCATGTGAG TGAAGGGAGACGGAGGAAATGGGTCTTCCCGACTCTTGTTTCATTTGACAAGTCAAAG GACATCAATTTGCTGGATGGAGATAATGGGATGAAATTAGTTGGCTTAGTTCCATATTGGCTTGATGCAGCTGAAGGCAATGCTGTTCATAATACAGTAGATATGCAATCCTTAATTCTTTTGACGGGGCCAAATGGAGGTGGAAAATCGAGTTTGCTTCGATCTATTTGTGCATCTGCTTTACTCGGAATATGTGGATTTATGGTTCCTGCAGAATCAGCCATCATTCCACACTTCGATTCTGTTATGCTTCACATGAAATCTTATGATAGCCCTGCCGATGGGAAAAGTTCATTCCAG GTGGAAATGTCAGAAATCCGGTCTCTTCTAGATGGAGCCTCGTCAAAGAGTCTCGTACTTATAGACGAAATATGCCGAGGGACAGAAACAGCAAAAGGGACTTGTATTGCTGGAAGCATTGTTGAAACTCTTGACAAAATTGGTTGTCTTGGTATTATATCCACACACTTGCATGGAATCTTCGATTTGCCGCTTGACACCAAAAACATTGTTTATAAATCAATGGGAACAGAACATGTTAATGGACAAACAAAACCAACTTGGAGGTTAAGAGATGGGATCTGTAGAGAAAGCCTTGCTTTTCAAACAGCAAAAAGAGAAGGAATCTCTGAAAGAATAATTCAAAGAGCTGAAGACTTGTACCATTCTGCTTATGCTGAACAAGCGTCTCCGGAAAGGCAATTTTGCACTAGTGATCCGTCAAGAGAGCCTATCTCAGAAAGTCTTCGAGATAATTCTGAATCAGCAATCAAGACGGAAAATTTAGTGAATAAGGACGTTGAGACTGCTATTAGTATGATATGTAAGAAGAAGCTTGTTGAGATCTATAAGAAGAAAAACATATTAGAACCTACAGTTCTGCAATGTGTCCCTATTGGTGCTAGGGAACAACCGCCTCCGTCAACCATAGGCGTTTCATGTGTCTACGTAATGCTGAGACCGGACAAGAGGCTATATGTTGGAGTG AGTGATGATCTTGAAGGCCGAGTTCGTTCTCATCGATCAAAAGAGGGGATGCAGAATGCCTCTTTTCTATGCTTTGTAGTTCAAGGGAAGAGCTTAGCTTGTCAACTCGAAACTCTTCTCATCAACCAGCTTCCACGAAAAGGTTTCCATCTAAGCAATGTCGCTGATGGTAAACATCGGAATTTTGGCACGACAAATATTTCCATTGAAACTGCGACTGTGCATTAA